Within the Rosa rugosa chromosome 2, drRosRugo1.1, whole genome shotgun sequence genome, the region GTTCTTTATAGGTGACTAAATGTTGTTATGCAGACATTACTGAATTTGAATGTTTAAATGTTTTGCAGAACATATGCTCTTCATGGGGAGTACAAAGTTTCCGGTTGAAAATGAGGTATGCTTGCATcgagtactttttttttttccttcttccagTTGAGTTTGTTTTGATGCACCAGCCATTAGGAAATGCACATGTTGTTTGTGTTCTTCATCATGAATTATAATAAGGTTTACTGAGAATATGTTCATGGCAATAGCATATATTCTTTTTACCACAAAAACATGATCAGGCTGTTTGGAGGACTTGCTTGTTCTTTTGCTGCCAACCTGTTCGAAGTTGTATCAGGCTGCACATTTTAGTTTTTAGAGCTCAAAAAAGGGGGATTCATGCAATTCTAACTTCAGTACATGAAAAGGAAATAACTCGCAGTTTATTCAATTTATTATCCCCTGACAAGATAAAAAGTGATTTTCTTTGACTTTGTGCGAATTCTTGTGTTTGCAAGCTAATTGGGAGACGACTGTATGCTCACTGCTATGTTCTCACtttgttttattcttctctttgctAGTATAACAGTTACTTGTCCAAGCATGGGGGCTCATCAAATGCTTACACAAAGGAAGAGCACACTTGCTACCATTTTGACGTGAAACGAGAGTTTCTAAAAGGTGCCTTGAAAAGGTAAGTATTGAGCTAGCTCTTCATGCGTTTAATTGTTATAACTGAAGTCTTCTGtattgaagtcttttgtaatgCTTCCTGCATTGAGATTGAATCTTGTCTGGCTTACACTCATTGTTATAGGAATTGTAGTTAAAAGAATGTATGTTACTTTCTTTATATTTAAGTTGCATACATTAAGCATATTATTTATTGGTGTGACACCAACTGTATCAGAAAAATTATGGGATTGAAGTGAGGTATCATACCTACATCCTCAGCTTCGTGCTAATCATAATTATTTCATTAGAGTATAATGTGATGTATGCACTGATTTCAGTTTACTACAGAGAATAGAATGCTATAGTCTGCATATGTTCATATACAAATGTATATATTTGGCCAGTACTAGCATCTTATTTTTCTCATTTTACAATTAAAGATGCTCCCCTTAAAGTGTTTATGCTCAACTTGCTAGAGGCTGTTAATGATGTTCCTATGCTCATCTTATTTTTCTCATTTTACAATTATAGCTTTACAGGCTAGAGGCTGTTAATGATGTTCCTATGCTCAACTTGGCATGGACGCTTCCATGTCTTACTCAACACTATTTGAAGAGCCCAGAATATTATTTATGGCATCTCCTTGCGCATGGTGAGATGATTATTATTATGTAGCTTTATGTCACTGCAATCAGAGCACAAACTGTTATATTGGACAAAAGGGAGCTTGCATGCTACTATCCTTTCACTTTTTGTTTGAATGGTTGTTTTCCTTTGAGTGGCCTCTGCTCATAACCTTTGTAGTTGACATAGTTTCGATCTTTTGCATGTCTTGTATATTAAATTTTACTATGGGTTTAGTCCATCTAAGTTTTTTGGCGGACTACACTATGTTCAATGGAGCCCTAATTCTGAGGactatgtttttggttttcagaGAGCAGGGGAGGTTTGCAGTTCTACCTCAAAACTAGACGGTGGGCAGTATCTCTAAGTGCTTGGGTGGAGAGCTATTCTGTGGCTTATGTCTTTGGCATGAATATTTACCTCACCGACTCTGGATTGGAGAAGGTAGTACTTCTAAGTTGATCTTTCATCAGATGAACAAATCTTAGTTTATAATTCTCTTTCCTAGAAAACTTAGGAGAACATAAAGATGCTCCCCTTAATCCCACTCTACATGCATTGCTGGAAAGCATCAGTTACTGTTGAACATATTCAATGAAGTGAAATTTGCTCCATCTTTATCACTTCTCATTTTCTATATGGGATGCTTATCTTGCAGATTTTTGAAATTATTGGGGTCGTGTATCAATACATTAAACTATTGCGTCAAGTGTCACCACAAAAATGGATATTtcaagaactccaggatattcgGAACATATGCTTTAGATTTGTAGAGGAGCAGCCCCAGGATGACTATGCTTCAGAACTTGCAGGTTTCTTTGTTAGTGAAAGTGCACGTCTTTCTTACCTGTCTGCAAGTATCGGTGctcataaaatatattttaacaagAAACAAATTTTCTGTCTTGTAGGAAATTTACTACTTTATCCAGCAGAGCATGTTATTTCTGCgcaatgtgggtatgagatttGGGATGAGGAATTGATTGAATATGTTCTTAGTTTCTTCAGACCAGACAACATGAGGATGGATGTGatatcaaagttttcaactatGTCCAAAGGTAATTGTCTGCCCTTTTATGCCAAAGAAAGAATGCTTCTTGTCCATGCTAGTCCATCCAAAGTGTTTTGTTGTTGTcgaacttctttttttttttggtactgAACTTGTTGTAAGAAGTGTCTCTAGCCAGTATTTTGGTGCTATTCTTATATTCTTATTATTTCTAACCAAGATTGGATGTGAAAATGATTTCTTTACTTACTTAAACTTATTTCAGACTTTCAGTGCGAGCCTTGGTTTGGGTCACATTATATTGAGGAAGATGTATCTCCGTTTTTGATGGATTTGTGGAAGGATCCTCCAGAGATTGATGTTTCGTTGCATCTCCGAGAAAAGAATGAGTTTATTCCTTCTGATTTTTCCATTCGTTCTGATGGTCTTGATACTACATATACATCTTCTCCGACATGTATACTTGATGTACCTTTGCTTAAGTTCTGGTACAAGCTTGATCGTACTTTTAAAGTTCCACGGGCAAATATATACTTTCGAATCAGTCTAAAGGGTGGATTTGATGACTTGAAGAGTTCTCTGTTGACTGTACTATATATCGACCTTCTTAGAGATGAGCTGAATGAGATTTTATATCAGGTCAATGTCTCCTCTCTTATAATTACTAGTTACTTTGTGGTTCAGTTTAGAAGGCTGATATTAAATGATGTTTTTGGGAATGCCTGTTTGCACTTGGATCAATTTTGAATCCCTATATAGTCTGGATCCAAGTGTGTCACTACAGGGACTCGGATGCTATAGTGGGTTGTAATGAAATCTACCATTAGTTTTTGTCTTGAAAATTTGTGTTTCTTTATTCAAATCTTTCTAGGCTGTTCTCTTCTATTTCCATTCTTAACACACTCCGTCATCTCAACATTTATTAATTCAGTTGTGATATACAATTTCTACTAGCAGTGTTCCACAACATTAAGTAATTTGTGCATCAAATGTTGTTTTCCCTGGAAAGTAGAAATGGTCAATCAGTATCTATACATGACAGTAACCTGTATTCTCTGTATTCAGGCCAGTTTTGCCCTGCTGGATACTTCTTTGTATGTGAATAATTGCTATCTGGAACTGAAGCTGTGGGGCTTCAATGATAAGCTTCCAGCTGTATTGTCAACAATTCTGACAACAACCAAAAATTTCCTgctgttgtaaatcattatggctatatcatgtaaatagatatagggtaaatcattatgttgttataggcttaccctttccatgttttatggatgactttaggaatccttgttttatggaggactttaggggtccttgttttatggaggactttaggctacatgttccctatcttccactatatgtagtccatttctcatccatgttatgagatgaatacagaaaatactacactccttctctgcatctaaactctctctctctctcaagttctttgaagcaaagctctctccattttctgcatgaaacactttctatgttcgttttacaacacgttatcagcacgactagctctaggattcggattgccgatcgacaagagaagaggtgaataactcttgggttgcagaaaagaagaggttcatcattcaatcaacatcaatctaccagctctacaaccaagtatgtttttccaagcaaaaacagattttactgtttcagtttaccttctgtcctctgtgttcccgtatttatttaaaatagtaattcaactccaaaattcaccaaattttgtatgctagagcctctgtgtgtttactgcatctctataatttttcatatttttctgggttgttttggttgggattttggtttgtttttcgactgctattcagtagaagctgcaatc harbors:
- the LOC133730284 gene encoding nardilysin-like, which encodes MGRCTFSSDDIVIKSPNDKKLYRLIKLENGLTALLIHDPEIYPQGSKGLEPSEEDEAAAKGGDGASKTKKAAAAMCVGMGSFSDHMEAQGLAHFLEHMLFMGSTKFPVENEYNSYLSKHGGSSNAYTKEEHTCYHFDVKREFLKGALKRLNLVWLTLIVIGILYRLEAVNDVPMLNLAWTLPCLTQHYLKSPEYYLWHLLAHESRGGLQFYLKTRRWAVSLSAWVESYSVAYVFGMNIYLTDSGLEKIFEIIGVVYQYIKLLRQVSPQKWIFQELQDIRNICFRFVEEQPQDDYASELAGNLLLYPAEHVISAQCGYEIWDEELIEYVLSFFRPDNMRMDVISKFSTMSKDFQCEPWFGSHYIEEDVSPFLMDLWKDPPEIDVSLHLREKNEFIPSDFSIRSDGLDTTYTSSPTCILDVPLLKFWYKLDRTFKVPRANIYFRISLKGGFDDLKSSLLTVLYIDLLRDELNEILYQASFALLDTSLYVNNCYLELKLWGFNDKLPAVLSTILTTTKNFLLL